One region of Streptomyces sp. NBC_00442 genomic DNA includes:
- a CDS encoding beta-class carbonic anhydrase, whose protein sequence is MSTPAHIPAEPPAPRPHLTVRGGGTVTDRLVEANRQYAAAFGNPGMDARPVLRVAVVACMDARLDLHAALGLELGDCHTIRNAGGVVTDDVIRSLTISQRALGTTSVMLVHHTGCGMESLTEEFRHDLEAEVGQRPAWAVESFRDADQDVRQSMRRVRTSPFLPHVDDVRGFVFDVTTGLLREIDPAD, encoded by the coding sequence ATGTCGACTCCTGCGCACATACCCGCAGAGCCTCCCGCCCCCCGCCCGCACCTCACCGTCCGCGGCGGCGGCACGGTGACCGACCGGCTGGTCGAGGCGAACCGGCAGTACGCCGCCGCCTTCGGCAACCCCGGCATGGATGCCCGCCCCGTCCTCCGCGTCGCCGTCGTGGCCTGCATGGACGCCCGGCTCGACCTGCACGCCGCCCTCGGGCTCGAACTCGGCGACTGCCACACCATCCGCAACGCGGGCGGCGTGGTCACCGACGACGTGATCCGCTCCCTCACCATCAGCCAGCGCGCCCTCGGGACCACCAGCGTCATGCTGGTGCACCACACGGGCTGCGGCATGGAGTCGCTCACCGAGGAGTTCCGCCATGACCTGGAGGCCGAGGTGGGCCAGCGGCCGGCCTGGGCCGTGGAGTCGTTCCGCGACGCCGACCAGGACGTACGCCAGTCGATGCGGCGGGTGCGGACCTCGCCGTTCCTGCCGCACGTCGACGACGTGCGCGGCTTCGTCTTCGATGTGACGACGGGCCTGCTGAGGGAGATCGACCCGGCCGACTGA
- a CDS encoding septum formation initiator → MSKPARQLRGTAARLGRLMPAQGPNSAARTPFVLLVVALLGGGLITLLVLNSALNAGSFKLSEYRRQTTELTDEQQALQRDVDDLSAPDALSRRAGDLGMVPGGNPVFLGPDGTVKGVPTPAGEPSPAEAAEPSPLPAAQQNQAPAPQPKHHTPAARPHKPAKTSPTPGR, encoded by the coding sequence GTGAGCAAACCGGCCAGGCAGCTGCGCGGCACGGCCGCTCGGCTCGGCAGGCTGATGCCGGCGCAGGGGCCCAACAGCGCCGCCCGCACCCCGTTCGTGCTGCTCGTCGTCGCGTTGCTCGGCGGCGGGCTCATCACCCTCCTGGTGCTGAACTCCGCCCTGAACGCGGGCTCGTTCAAGCTCAGCGAATACCGCAGACAGACCACCGAACTCACCGACGAGCAGCAGGCGCTCCAGCGGGACGTCGACGACCTGTCCGCCCCCGACGCGCTGTCCCGCCGGGCCGGCGACCTCGGCATGGTCCCCGGCGGCAACCCCGTCTTCCTCGGCCCCGACGGCACCGTCAAGGGCGTTCCCACCCCCGCGGGCGAGCCCTCGCCGGCCGAGGCGGCCGAACCGTCACCGCTGCCCGCGGCCCAGCAGAACCAGGCTCCCGCGCCCCAGCCCAAGCACCACACCCCGGCCGCCCGGCCCCACAAGCCCGCGAAGACCTCCCCGACTCCCGGCAGGTGA
- a CDS encoding UDP-N-acetylmuramoyl-L-alanyl-D-glutamate--2,6-diaminopimelate ligase, with the protein MTTITQGPGNQDGSQDDVPPSFGDPAGTPGTLTAVPHADQYRTAPKDTPAKQPGAPRPEQARPTPLGTLAERLGTSDPGPGEVTGITHDSRAVRPGDLYAALPGANTHGADFAAQAASLGAVAVLTDPAGRERAAATGLPVLVAGDPRGRMGELAAEIYGHPGRDLLQLGITGTSGKTTTAYLVEGGLRGAGHATGLIGTVEMRIGDERIKSERTTPEATDLQALFAVMRERGVDSVAMEVSSHALVLGRVDGCVFDVAVFNNLSPEHMEFHSGMEDYFQAKAQLFTPQRARRGVVNFDDEYGRRLVKEAGIEITTFSAEGHPDADWRAEDVAIRQDSSTFTVVAPGGERISATAPLPGPFNVANTLAAIVTLAIAGVDPQTAADGVAAVPGVPGRLERVDAGQPYLAVVDYAHKTDAVESVLRSLRKVTEGKLHIVLGCGGDRDKTKRAPMGAAAVRLADTAVLTSDNPRSEDPLGILAAMLAGAAEVPAHERGEVQVFEDRAAAIASAVALAEPGDTVLVAGKGHEQGQDIHGVVRPFDDRLVLRAAIQKSQG; encoded by the coding sequence GTGACAACCATCACCCAGGGCCCTGGGAACCAGGACGGGTCCCAGGACGACGTGCCCCCCTCTTTTGGCGACCCGGCCGGTACGCCCGGTACGCTCACCGCCGTGCCACACGCTGATCAGTACCGAACCGCCCCGAAGGACACCCCCGCGAAACAGCCGGGAGCGCCCCGACCGGAACAGGCCCGTCCGACCCCGCTCGGCACGCTGGCCGAGCGCCTGGGGACGAGCGACCCCGGACCCGGAGAGGTCACCGGCATCACGCACGACTCCCGGGCAGTGCGCCCCGGAGACCTGTACGCCGCGCTGCCGGGCGCCAACACGCACGGCGCCGACTTCGCCGCCCAGGCCGCGAGCCTCGGCGCGGTCGCCGTCCTCACCGACCCCGCGGGCCGCGAGCGGGCCGCCGCGACCGGCCTGCCGGTCCTGGTCGCCGGCGACCCGCGGGGCCGGATGGGCGAGCTGGCCGCCGAGATCTACGGCCACCCCGGCCGCGACCTGCTCCAGCTCGGCATCACCGGAACCTCCGGCAAGACCACCACCGCCTACCTCGTCGAGGGCGGCCTGCGCGGCGCCGGACACGCGACCGGCCTGATCGGCACGGTCGAGATGCGCATCGGCGACGAGCGCATCAAGTCCGAGCGCACCACCCCCGAAGCCACCGATCTCCAGGCGCTGTTCGCGGTCATGCGCGAGCGCGGCGTCGACTCGGTGGCCATGGAGGTCTCCAGCCACGCCCTGGTGCTGGGCCGGGTCGACGGCTGCGTCTTCGACGTGGCCGTCTTCAACAACCTCAGCCCGGAGCACATGGAGTTCCACTCCGGCATGGAGGACTACTTCCAGGCCAAGGCGCAGCTGTTCACGCCGCAGCGCGCCAGGCGCGGCGTGGTGAACTTCGACGACGAGTACGGCCGGCGCCTCGTGAAGGAGGCCGGCATCGAGATCACCACCTTCTCCGCCGAGGGCCACCCCGACGCCGACTGGCGGGCCGAGGACGTGGCGATCCGCCAGGACAGCAGCACCTTCACCGTGGTCGCCCCGGGCGGCGAGCGGATCTCCGCCACCGCCCCGCTGCCCGGCCCCTTCAACGTGGCGAACACCCTCGCCGCGATCGTCACGCTCGCCATCGCGGGCGTCGACCCGCAGACCGCCGCCGACGGAGTGGCCGCCGTACCCGGCGTGCCCGGACGTCTGGAGCGGGTCGACGCGGGCCAGCCCTACCTCGCCGTCGTCGACTACGCCCACAAGACCGACGCCGTCGAATCGGTCCTGCGCTCGCTGCGCAAGGTCACCGAGGGCAAACTGCACATCGTGCTCGGCTGCGGCGGCGACCGCGACAAGACCAAGCGGGCCCCGATGGGCGCCGCCGCGGTCCGCCTCGCCGACACCGCCGTACTGACCTCGGACAACCCCCGCTCCGAGGACCCCCTCGGGATCCTCGCCGCGATGCTGGCGGGCGCCGCCGAGGTGCCGGCCCACGAGCGCGGCGAGGTCCAGGTCTTCGAGGACCGTGCCGCCGCCATCGCGTCGGCCGTCGCCCTCGCCGAACCGGGCGACACCGTGCTCGTCGCGGGCAAGGGCCATGAACAGGGCCAGGACATCCACGGAGTGGTACGCCCCTTCGACGACCGCCTGGTGCTCCGCGCCGCCATCCAGAAGAGTCAGGGATGA
- the murD gene encoding UDP-N-acetylmuramoyl-L-alanine--D-glutamate ligase, with amino-acid sequence MGSRQVSTTWQGKRVTVAGLGVSGMPVARVLNGLGAVVTAVNEGTDERSRSQAAELEAQGITVRLGDGDTLPEGAELVVTTPGWRPDKPLFAAAAEAGVPVWGDVELAWRLRDLDGRTPAPWLAVTGTNGKTTTTRMLASILEAAGLRTAAVGNIGVSLLDVVLGETEYDVLAVELSSYQLHWAPSLRAHSAAVLNLAPDHLDWHGSMEAYAADKGRAYEGNTVACVYNAEDKATEHLVREADVEEGCRAIGFTLATPGPSQLGVVDGILVDRAFVQNRQKNAQELAEVADVNPPAPHNIANALAAAALARAFGVEPKAVRDGLRAFRPDAHRIEHVADVAEVAYVDDSKATNTHAAEASLAAYDPIVWIAGGLAKGASFDELVQRSAKRLRGVVLIGAERHLIAEALARHAPEVPVVDLDRTDTGAMSAAVREAAGLARPGDTVLLAPACASMDMFANYNKRGEAFAEAVRDLTAGRA; translated from the coding sequence ATGGGCAGCCGACAAGTGAGCACCACCTGGCAGGGCAAGCGCGTGACGGTGGCCGGTCTCGGCGTCTCCGGGATGCCGGTGGCCCGGGTCCTCAACGGGCTCGGCGCCGTCGTCACCGCCGTCAACGAGGGCACCGACGAGCGCTCGCGCAGCCAGGCCGCGGAACTGGAGGCGCAGGGCATCACCGTGCGCCTCGGCGACGGAGACACCCTGCCCGAGGGCGCCGAACTCGTCGTCACCACGCCCGGCTGGCGGCCCGACAAGCCGCTGTTCGCGGCGGCCGCAGAGGCGGGCGTGCCGGTGTGGGGAGACGTCGAGCTGGCCTGGCGCCTGCGCGACCTGGACGGCCGCACACCGGCCCCCTGGCTCGCGGTCACCGGCACCAACGGCAAGACCACCACCACCCGGATGCTCGCCTCGATCCTGGAGGCCGCGGGCCTGCGCACCGCCGCCGTCGGCAACATCGGCGTCTCGCTGCTCGACGTCGTCCTCGGCGAGACGGAGTACGACGTCCTGGCCGTCGAGCTCTCCAGCTACCAGCTGCACTGGGCGCCGTCGCTGCGCGCCCACTCCGCCGCCGTGCTCAACCTGGCGCCGGACCACCTCGACTGGCACGGCTCCATGGAGGCGTACGCCGCCGACAAGGGCCGCGCCTACGAGGGCAACACCGTGGCCTGCGTCTACAACGCCGAGGACAAGGCGACCGAGCACCTGGTGCGCGAGGCCGACGTGGAGGAGGGCTGCCGGGCGATCGGCTTCACCCTCGCCACCCCCGGCCCCTCCCAGCTCGGCGTGGTCGACGGCATCCTCGTCGACCGGGCCTTCGTGCAGAACCGGCAGAAGAACGCCCAGGAGCTCGCCGAGGTCGCCGACGTCAACCCGCCGGCCCCGCACAACATCGCCAACGCGCTCGCGGCCGCGGCCCTGGCCCGCGCCTTCGGCGTCGAGCCCAAGGCCGTACGCGACGGCCTTCGCGCCTTCCGCCCCGACGCCCACCGCATCGAACACGTCGCGGACGTCGCCGAGGTCGCCTACGTCGACGACTCCAAGGCCACCAACACCCACGCCGCCGAGGCCTCCTTGGCCGCCTACGACCCGATCGTCTGGATCGCCGGGGGACTGGCCAAGGGCGCCTCCTTCGACGAGCTCGTCCAGCGCTCGGCGAAGCGGCTGCGCGGCGTCGTCCTGATCGGCGCCGAGCGCCACCTCATCGCCGAAGCCCTGGCGCGACACGCCCCCGAGGTCCCGGTGGTCGACCTCGACCGGACCGACACTGGGGCGATGTCGGCGGCGGTCCGCGAGGCGGCGGGGCTCGCCCGGCCGGGGGACACCGTCCTGTTGGCCCCGGCCTGCGCCTCGATGGACATGTTCGCGAACTACAACAAGCGCGGCGAGGCCTTCGCGGAAGCGGTCCGCGACCTCACCGCAGGGCGCGCCTAG
- the mraY gene encoding phospho-N-acetylmuramoyl-pentapeptide-transferase yields MRQILFAGAIGLFLTLVGTPLLIKLLARKGYGQFIRDDGPRGHAGKKGTPTMGGIAFILATLIAYALTKVFTSEDPTFSGLLVLFLTAGMGMVGFLDDYIKIVKQRSLGLRAKAKMAGQLIVGIAFAVLALQFADNRGNTPASTKLSFINDFGWSVGPVIFVVWALFMILAMSNGVNLTDGLDGLATGASVMVFGAYTFIGLWQFQESCANAQTLTNPNACFEVRDPLDLAVVASALMGSCFGFLWWNTSPAKIFMGDTGSLALGGALAGLAICSRTEFLIALLGGLFVLITMSVVIQVGSFKMTGKRVFRMAPLQHHFELKGWSEVLVVVRFWIIQGMCVIVGLGLFYAGWAADK; encoded by the coding sequence ATGAGGCAGATCCTCTTCGCGGGAGCCATCGGTCTCTTCCTGACCCTGGTCGGCACCCCGCTGCTCATCAAGCTGCTCGCCCGCAAGGGCTACGGCCAGTTCATCCGTGACGACGGCCCGCGCGGCCACGCCGGGAAGAAGGGCACACCCACCATGGGTGGCATCGCCTTCATCCTGGCCACGCTGATCGCGTACGCGCTGACCAAGGTGTTCACCAGCGAGGACCCGACCTTCTCGGGCCTGCTGGTGCTCTTCCTGACCGCCGGCATGGGCATGGTCGGCTTCCTCGACGACTACATCAAGATCGTCAAGCAGCGTTCGCTGGGCCTGCGGGCCAAGGCGAAGATGGCGGGACAGCTGATCGTCGGCATCGCCTTCGCGGTGCTCGCCCTCCAGTTCGCCGACAACCGGGGCAACACCCCGGCCTCCACCAAGCTGTCGTTCATCAACGACTTCGGCTGGTCCGTCGGGCCGGTCATCTTCGTGGTGTGGGCCCTGTTCATGATCCTCGCCATGTCGAACGGCGTGAACCTGACGGACGGTCTGGACGGCCTGGCCACCGGTGCGTCCGTGATGGTCTTCGGCGCGTACACCTTCATCGGCCTGTGGCAGTTCCAGGAGTCCTGCGCCAACGCGCAGACCCTGACCAACCCCAACGCCTGCTTCGAAGTGCGCGATCCGCTCGACCTCGCGGTCGTCGCCTCAGCCCTGATGGGCTCCTGCTTCGGCTTCCTGTGGTGGAACACCTCGCCCGCCAAGATCTTCATGGGCGACACCGGCTCGCTCGCCCTCGGCGGCGCGCTCGCGGGCCTGGCGATCTGCTCCCGCACGGAGTTCCTGATCGCCCTGCTCGGCGGCCTGTTCGTCCTGATCACGATGTCCGTGGTCATCCAGGTCGGCTCGTTCAAGATGACCGGCAAGCGGGTCTTCCGGATGGCGCCGCTCCAGCACCACTTCGAACTCAAGGGGTGGTCCGAAGTCCTTGTCGTGGTCCGGTTCTGGATCATCCAGGGCATGTGCGTGATCGTGGGTCTGGGTCTCTTCTACGCGGGATGGGCAGCCGACAAGTGA
- the rsmH gene encoding 16S rRNA (cytosine(1402)-N(4))-methyltransferase RsmH: protein MLAPALTEPGAVVVDCTLGLGGHSEALLTQFPEARLIALDRDKEALRLSGERLAPFGERATLVHAVYDELPEVLERLGIPRVQGVLFDLGVSSMQLDEADRGFAYAQDAPLDMRMDQSTGMSAAEVLNTYPAGELVRILRLYGEEKQAKRIVSAIVREREKEPFTNSARLVELIRDSLPQAAKRTGGNPSKRTFQALRIEVNGELASVERAIPAAVGAIAVGGRVAVLSYQSLEDRIVKQVFAAGAANTAPPGLPVVPERYQPRLKLLTRGAELPTEEEVAENRRAAPARLRGAQRIREDV from the coding sequence ATGTTGGCCCCGGCCCTGACCGAGCCGGGTGCGGTCGTCGTCGACTGCACCCTCGGCCTCGGCGGCCACAGCGAGGCCCTGCTCACCCAGTTCCCCGAGGCGCGCCTGATCGCCCTCGACCGCGACAAGGAAGCCCTGCGCCTGTCCGGCGAGCGCCTCGCCCCCTTCGGGGAGCGCGCCACCCTGGTCCACGCCGTCTACGACGAACTCCCCGAGGTCCTCGAACGTCTCGGCATCCCGCGCGTCCAGGGCGTCCTGTTCGACCTCGGCGTCTCCTCGATGCAGCTCGACGAGGCCGACCGCGGCTTCGCCTACGCCCAGGACGCGCCCCTGGACATGCGCATGGACCAGTCGACCGGCATGAGCGCCGCCGAGGTGCTCAACACCTACCCGGCCGGAGAACTCGTGCGGATCCTGCGGCTGTACGGCGAGGAGAAGCAGGCCAAGCGGATCGTCTCGGCGATCGTGCGCGAGCGCGAGAAGGAGCCGTTCACCAACAGCGCCCGGCTCGTCGAACTGATCCGCGACTCGCTGCCGCAGGCCGCCAAGCGCACCGGCGGCAACCCCTCCAAGCGCACCTTCCAGGCGCTGCGCATCGAGGTCAACGGCGAACTCGCCAGCGTGGAGCGGGCGATCCCCGCCGCCGTCGGGGCCATCGCGGTCGGCGGCCGCGTCGCGGTGCTCTCCTACCAGTCGCTGGAAGACCGCATCGTCAAGCAGGTGTTCGCGGCCGGCGCCGCCAACACCGCACCACCCGGGCTGCCGGTGGTGCCCGAGCGTTACCAGCCGCGGCTCAAGCTCCTCACCCGCGGCGCCGAACTCCCCACGGAGGAGGAGGTCGCCGAGAACCGGCGCGCGGCCCCCGCCCGGCTCCGAGGGGCCCAGCGGATCAGGGAGGACGTGTGA
- a CDS encoding peptidoglycan D,D-transpeptidase FtsI family protein codes for MSAKEPPRRRVPAPARPRPQARRPAPKKFKRGSHRPRLRLVSLGLTLVMLAFVVRLLQVQAVDASAYAAKADKNRYASYTLPAERGRITDRAGIALATSVDAYDITADPTLFTPEATKIPDAAEQAAALLAPLVGKSQAELAKKLKTPKTRYVVLARRQTPQVWNQIKDLKKVFTEKAATDRAKGGPGANVLAGVLNESSTKRVYPNGDLAAGILGYVNAEGKGGGGLESSLNKELAGTDGKISYAQSGGRRVPTAGTHETQAVPGSDVELTIDRDIQWMAQKAIADQVAESHADRGYVIVQRSDTGEVLAMANAPGFDPNNIAQANAAAMGNAALQDAFEPGSTAKVMSMAAVLEEGVATPETHVVVPNRLQRGDRLFKDDVDHATWNLTLNGVLAKSSNIGTILAVEQLGKTDAQADGVLYSYLRKFGIGLPSGLGFPGETPGILAPANKWSTSQQYTVRFGQGLSLNAMQAASVYSTIANGGVRVEPTLVRGTKGPDGRFTPAPAPKQTRVVSEKTAKTLAQMLESVVGDAEGTGTKAAIPGYRVAGKTGTANRVDPKTGTYKGYTASFAGFAPADNPKITVYCAIQNPTKGSYFGGQICGPIYKQVMEFALKTLQIPPSGAQPPNLPVTFGGND; via the coding sequence GTGAGTGCCAAGGAACCCCCGCGCCGCCGGGTGCCCGCGCCGGCCCGGCCCCGGCCGCAGGCCCGCAGGCCCGCGCCGAAGAAGTTCAAGCGCGGTAGCCACCGGCCGCGGCTGCGCCTGGTCAGCCTCGGGCTCACCCTGGTCATGCTGGCCTTCGTCGTACGGCTGCTCCAGGTGCAGGCCGTGGACGCCAGCGCGTACGCGGCCAAGGCCGACAAGAACCGGTACGCCAGCTACACGCTGCCCGCCGAGCGCGGCCGGATCACCGACCGGGCCGGCATCGCGCTGGCCACCAGCGTCGACGCGTACGACATCACGGCCGACCCCACCTTGTTCACCCCCGAGGCGACCAAGATCCCGGACGCCGCGGAGCAGGCGGCCGCGCTGCTCGCGCCGCTGGTCGGCAAGAGCCAGGCGGAGCTCGCCAAGAAGCTCAAGACCCCCAAGACCCGCTACGTGGTGCTCGCCCGCCGACAGACCCCGCAGGTCTGGAACCAGATCAAGGACCTCAAGAAGGTCTTCACCGAGAAGGCGGCCACCGACCGCGCCAAGGGCGGCCCCGGCGCCAATGTGCTGGCCGGCGTACTCAACGAGTCCAGCACCAAGCGGGTGTATCCGAACGGCGATCTCGCCGCCGGGATACTGGGCTACGTCAACGCCGAGGGCAAGGGCGGCGGCGGCCTGGAGTCGTCCCTGAACAAGGAACTGGCCGGCACCGACGGCAAGATCTCCTACGCCCAGTCCGGCGGCCGCCGGGTGCCCACGGCCGGCACCCACGAGACGCAGGCCGTGCCCGGTTCCGACGTCGAACTCACCATCGACCGGGACATCCAGTGGATGGCGCAGAAGGCCATCGCCGACCAGGTCGCCGAGTCCCACGCCGACCGCGGGTACGTCATAGTGCAGCGGTCCGACACGGGCGAGGTCCTGGCCATGGCCAACGCGCCCGGCTTCGACCCCAACAACATCGCCCAGGCCAATGCGGCCGCCATGGGCAACGCGGCGCTCCAGGACGCCTTCGAGCCCGGATCCACCGCCAAGGTCATGTCCATGGCCGCGGTCCTGGAGGAGGGCGTCGCGACGCCGGAGACCCATGTGGTGGTGCCCAACCGGCTCCAGCGCGGCGACCGCCTGTTCAAGGACGACGTCGACCACGCCACCTGGAACCTGACGCTCAACGGTGTCCTCGCCAAGTCCAGCAACATCGGCACCATCCTCGCCGTCGAGCAGCTCGGCAAGACCGACGCCCAGGCCGACGGCGTGCTCTACTCCTACCTGCGCAAGTTCGGCATCGGCCTGCCCAGTGGACTCGGCTTCCCCGGCGAGACCCCCGGCATCCTCGCCCCGGCGAACAAGTGGTCCACTTCGCAGCAGTACACGGTCCGCTTCGGCCAGGGCCTCTCGCTCAACGCGATGCAGGCGGCCTCGGTGTACTCGACCATCGCCAACGGCGGCGTACGCGTCGAGCCGACCCTGGTGCGCGGCACCAAGGGGCCGGACGGGCGGTTCACTCCGGCGCCCGCGCCCAAACAGACCCGGGTGGTGAGCGAGAAGACCGCCAAGACCCTCGCCCAGATGCTCGAATCGGTCGTCGGCGACGCCGAGGGCACCGGAACCAAGGCCGCCATCCCCGGCTACCGCGTCGCGGGCAAGACCGGCACCGCCAACCGGGTCGACCCCAAGACCGGCACCTACAAGGGCTACACCGCGTCCTTCGCGGGCTTCGCCCCCGCCGACAACCCCAAGATCACCGTCTACTGCGCCATCCAGAACCCCACCAAGGGCAGCTACTTCGGCGGCCAGATCTGCGGCCCCATCTACAAGCAGGTCATGGAGTTCGCCCTCAAGACCCTCCAGATCCCCCCGAGCGGAGCCCAGCCGCCCAACCTGCCCGTCACCTTCGGCGGCAACGACTGA
- a CDS encoding UDP-N-acetylmuramoyl-tripeptide--D-alanyl-D-alanine ligase — MIALSLAEIAAIVGGQPHDIPDPSLTVTGPVVIDSRQVAAGSLFVAFAGENVDGHDYARRAFEAGAVAVLAARPVGVPAIVVDDVQGALGALARDVVGRLGAEVVALTGSSGKTSTKDLIAQVLQRHAPTVFTPGSLNNEIGLPLTALTATAETRHLVLEMGARGVGHIRYLTGLTPPTVGLVLNVGSAHIGEFGGKEQIALAKGELVESLPESGCAVLNADDPLVRAMASRTTARVLFFGEAADADVRAENVRLTAAGQPSFSLHTPSGCGDVTLRLYGEHHVSNALAAAAVAHELGMSADEIARALSEAGSLSRWRMEVTERPDGVTVVNDAYNANPESMRAALRALAAMGKAPRAQGGRTWAVLGPMAELGDESLAEHDAVGRLAVRLNVSKLVAVGGREASWLQLGAYNEGSWGEESVHVSDAQAAVDLLRSELRPGDVVLVKASRSIGLERVALALLDGAAEGEVAAR; from the coding sequence GTGATCGCTCTCTCCCTCGCCGAGATCGCCGCAATCGTCGGCGGGCAGCCGCACGACATACCGGATCCGTCCCTCACGGTCACAGGACCCGTCGTCATCGACTCCCGCCAGGTGGCGGCCGGTTCGCTCTTCGTGGCGTTCGCGGGTGAAAACGTCGACGGCCACGACTACGCGCGGCGCGCCTTCGAGGCGGGCGCCGTCGCGGTCCTCGCGGCCCGGCCCGTCGGGGTGCCCGCGATCGTCGTCGACGACGTGCAGGGCGCGCTCGGCGCGCTCGCCCGCGACGTGGTGGGCCGGCTCGGCGCCGAAGTCGTCGCGCTCACCGGCTCGTCGGGCAAGACCTCGACCAAGGACCTGATCGCGCAGGTGCTCCAGCGGCACGCGCCGACGGTCTTCACGCCGGGCTCCCTCAACAACGAGATCGGTCTGCCGCTGACCGCGCTCACCGCCACCGCGGAGACCAGGCACCTCGTCCTGGAGATGGGTGCGCGCGGCGTCGGTCACATCCGCTACCTCACCGGTCTGACCCCGCCCACCGTCGGCCTCGTCCTGAACGTCGGGTCCGCTCACATCGGCGAGTTCGGCGGCAAGGAGCAAATCGCCCTGGCCAAGGGCGAGTTGGTGGAGTCGCTGCCGGAGTCGGGGTGCGCCGTCCTGAACGCGGACGACCCGCTGGTGCGGGCCATGGCGTCCCGCACCACGGCGCGGGTGCTGTTCTTCGGGGAGGCCGCGGACGCCGACGTACGTGCCGAGAATGTCCGGCTCACAGCGGCCGGACAGCCTTCCTTCAGCCTTCACACACCCTCCGGGTGCGGTGATGTGACGTTGCGCCTGTACGGTGAGCACCACGTGTCGAACGCGCTCGCCGCGGCCGCCGTCGCCCATGAGCTGGGCATGTCCGCAGACGAGATCGCCCGCGCGCTCTCCGAGGCGGGCTCCCTCTCCCGCTGGCGTATGGAGGTCACCGAGCGTCCGGACGGCGTGACGGTCGTCAACGACGCCTACAACGCGAACCCCGAGTCCATGCGAGCCGCTCTCCGCGCGCTCGCGGCCATGGGCAAGGCCCCACGGGCACAGGGGGGACGTACGTGGGCGGTGCTCGGTCCGATGGCCGAGCTGGGTGACGAGTCGCTCGCCGAGCACGACGCGGTCGGACGGCTCGCCGTCCGGCTCAACGTCAGCAAGCTCGTGGCAGTCGGGGGCCGGGAGGCGTCCTGGCTGCAACTGGGCGCATATAACGAGGGTTCGTGGGGTGAGGAGTCGGTGCACGTGTCCGACGCACAGGCGGCCGTCGACCTGCTGCGCAGTGAACTGCGCCCGGGTGACGTCGTGCTGGTGAAGGCTTCCAGGTCGATCGGTCTGGAACGGGTGGCGCTCGCGCTGCTCGATGGCGCCGCCGAGGGTGAGGTCGCCGCCCGATGA
- a CDS encoding AAA family ATPase, with translation MTTYDDRASLNDLTATAERVRESVESVIEGKPEVVRLSLTVLLAEGHLLIEDVPGVGKTMLAKTLARSIDCSVRRIQFTPDLLPSDITGVSIYDQQRRDFEFKPGAIFAQIVIGDEINRASPKTQSALLESMEERQVTIDGQTYELPSPFMVVATQNPVEMEGTYPLPEAQRDRFMARVSMGYPTPEAELKMLDVHGAVSPLDDLQPVAHAHDIVKLIDAVRGVHVADAVRRYAVQLVGATRSHPDLRLGASPRATLHLLRAAKASAALSGREYALPDDVQALAVAVLAHRLLPTAQAQLNRRTAEQVVLEILQHTPVPQAGNPLYGRQPPGARRL, from the coding sequence GTGACGACCTATGACGATCGAGCGAGCCTCAACGATCTGACCGCCACAGCGGAGCGAGTCCGCGAGTCGGTGGAAAGCGTGATCGAGGGCAAGCCCGAGGTCGTACGGCTTTCGCTGACCGTACTGCTCGCGGAAGGGCATCTCCTCATCGAGGACGTGCCCGGCGTGGGCAAGACCATGCTGGCCAAGACACTGGCCAGGTCCATCGACTGTTCGGTGCGGCGCATCCAGTTCACGCCGGACCTGCTGCCGTCGGACATCACCGGTGTGTCGATCTACGACCAGCAGCGGCGGGACTTCGAGTTCAAGCCGGGTGCGATCTTCGCGCAGATCGTGATCGGCGACGAGATCAACCGCGCCTCGCCCAAGACGCAGTCCGCGCTCCTGGAGTCCATGGAGGAGCGGCAGGTCACCATCGACGGGCAGACCTACGAACTGCCCAGCCCCTTCATGGTGGTCGCCACCCAGAACCCGGTGGAGATGGAGGGCACCTATCCCCTCCCCGAGGCCCAGCGCGACCGGTTCATGGCCCGGGTGTCGATGGGCTATCCGACGCCCGAGGCCGAGCTCAAGATGCTCGACGTGCACGGCGCCGTCTCCCCGCTCGACGACCTCCAGCCGGTGGCACACGCCCACGACATCGTGAAGCTGATCGACGCGGTTCGCGGCGTGCACGTGGCCGACGCGGTGCGGCGGTACGCGGTGCAGCTGGTCGGCGCGACGCGCAGCCACCCGGACCTCAGACTCGGCGCCTCGCCGCGCGCCACGCTCCATCTGCTGCGCGCGGCGAAGGCGTCCGCCGCCCTGAGCGGCCGGGAGTACGCGCTGCCCGACGACGTCCAGGCGCTCGCCGTGGCCGTCCTCGCCCACCGGCTGCTGCCCACCGCACAGGCCCAGCTCAACCGGCGCACCGCCGAGCAGGTCGTCCTGGAAATCCTCCAGCACACGCCCGTTCCGCAGGCCGGGAATCCGCTGTACGGCCGGCAGCCGCCCGGCGCCCGGCGGCTGTGA